The DNA region tcactttttataaaaaatacttattttacttttacttaCTTTAGAATAACCAAAATCAAAACGAAATTGTATAATTGCAATCCCTCATCACTAATCCCAATATGATGGTGTTATAAACAAATAGCTGAGTTGTAAACACAGCAACCTTACCTAGTGCATCATCCTCATTCTCGTTTCCAAATATTTCCTCTGGCACCAGACAATAATATTTGCTAAAATTCAAGATTTAATTCGGGAAACTTCTGATCAAGGTTTTGAATATCGATCCCGATCATATTACAGTTTTATCGCATTTGCTGATATCATAGCAAATTACGGAGAAATGAAGCTGCATGCAGTCCTAATCGCAATCACAAACAGTTAAAAAAATCTTGATGTTTCCATACAAATCAGTGTTGCAGACCgttttttaaaatcttgttTGTGATTGTTGATGGTGTTATATATTTACCAATCTATGACCAAATATAGTTTTCCATCAATGTAGGACATCCTTGTACCTTCGAATTTCTAAAGTGAACACCAAACGTGCATAACATCGTGATTATCACTCCTTTCAATAATGTTATCTATCTCAGTCGGTCACACCAGGATATTTTAAGCAGCTGGAGCTGTTGAAGCCTCTCAGCCAGAGATTGGAAACACAGATCTTTTAAGCAATTGGCTTTCAcaaccattttttatttttattgtttttgctACAAGGCTTTCACAACTATTGACAACCACTGTAGAGGTTTTGAAATATGAGGACCTCCTTAAGGATCTTAATTTATTTCGTTAAGTATTATAGTGAGTTGCTAAATCGTGCTGGCTAGCACCATTGTGTCTTGCATTTCAAAAACAACCCTTAGATAATGCATCATAAAAAGATACCTTCAATGTCTCCATATTGGGTAGGTTATTAAGAATTGAAGATGGAAATACATTATCAATAACTggcattcaatatatatatatatatatatatatatatatatatatatatacacatatattgTTCAGCTTGCAAAATGAATTTGGAGCCTGTTGATTGTGCCATATTGACTTTAAATTATTCAGGTAGATGATGGCCAATGTCTTTCAATTTGTCTCCATAAAAGAGTTTAAAGTAGTGAAGTAGTCCTGTGAATCATGTGTTCACCTTTTCATTAAATAATGTCAGAGAGAAATGGTGGTTTGTGTTAGTGTAAGGGTGTTTCCTCATCTTATTCATGTTAGGCAAAGTGCCTTATATAGACATTACAAAGATAGGCCAGTTACTTGGTACAAGTAAGCACATATATACAAGAGAACTAAGCCCAAGCTTCTCTTATCCTAACAAATCCTCCCTTACACTGAATTTTACAAACATACAAAGGAATTCAGTGTAACaaacaatcaaaacaacaaaaaaacaagcTATACATCTTTAACATCACACATGCTCAACTCCTCCCTTAGTTTGCAAAAACTGTCAAGTTTCAAGGCTTTGGTCATTATGTCAGCCAGTTGCTCTTGAGTGCTGCAATGCTTCAGTTTTACAACTCCTTCTTTTGCAAGATCTCTTAAGAAGTGAAACCTTACATCGATATGCTTGCATCTCCCATGCATGACTGGGTTTTTAGACAACTTGACTGAAGAACTATTATCACACCAGATCACAACTCCACTGTCTTGAGGTTTGCCAAGTTGATCAAGGATTCTTTTGAGCCAAACAGCTTGACAAGCACACGATGCTGCTGCTACAAATTCTGCCTCAGTGGTGGATAAGGTCACAATGGCCTGCTTCTTAGATGACCAAGAGATTGGTCCAGATCCAAAGGTGAAAACATATCCAGAAGTGGATTTTCTGTCATCTAAATCACCTGCATAATCCGAGTCAGTCCACCCTTGCAAATTTACTCTTCCATTCTGTTTCTTGTACCACACTCCAAACTCCATAGTGCCCTTCAAATACCTCAAAACTCTTTTTGCTGCAGCTAAGTGAAGTTCAGTGGGTCTATCCATGTATCTTGCAATGAGACAAACAGAAAAAGTAAGATCAGGTCTTGTGGCCAAAAGATACATGAGGCTTCCAATCATTTGTCTGTATTTAGTAGCATCTACTGattttcctccttcatctttGGTTAACTTGTTGCCTGGTACCATAGGATTGCACACTGCATTACAATTCTCCATGCCAAATCTTGCCAATATGTCTTGAGCATATTTGTGTTGACAGATTAGAATGCCATCATCCACTTGCTTGACTTCTACTCCCAAGAAATATCTCATCCTTCCCAGATCAGTCATTGCAAAGTTGCTCCTCATAGATTTTCTGAATTCACAGAACATTCCCTCATCATTCCCAGTGTATATTAAGTCATCCACATACAGACTTATAATCAGAACCTTCCCTTTATTGTCTTGCTTAACAAACAGTGTGTGTTCATAGGGGCATTTTGTGAATCCTTCCTGCACAAAATATGACTCAATCTtgctataccaagctctaggagcttgtttcaaaccatacaaaGCCTTCTTCAGCTTATACACACTGTTCTTTCCTTGCTTTTGATAGCCAAGAGGTTGTTCTACATACACATTTTCCACTAGCTCACCATGTAGAAAAGCACTTTTCACATCAAGTTGATACACATTCCAGCCATTGCTTGCAGCCAAAGCAAGTATAGTTCTGATTGTATCCCATCTAGCAACTGGTGCAAAAACCTCATTATAATCAATTCCATGCTGTTGACTATACCCCTTTGCAACTAATCTGGCTTTATACTTCTCTACCTTACCATCTTCATTGTATTTGGTTTTATAGATCCATTTCACCCCTATTTTCTTGCTTCCCTTTGGTAGATCAGTCAATTCCCAGGTATCATTTCTTTCTATGGATTCAATCTCTTGATCCATAGCTTTTCTCCATATTTCAAACTTAGCAGCTTCTTCATAGGTGGTTGGATCATGATTACTGCTAAACACAGCAAGGTTATGCAATTCTGCATCTTCTACATTTTCAATGTCTGTCACAAAATCTCTGACCCAAGCTGGTGGTCTTCTGCTTCTAGGAGTAACTACTGGTTCAGCATCATGCTCTTCACTTTCAGTTTCACTAGCATGCTGCAGTGGAGATTCATTATCACTTGAGTCACCATGTGCATTTACATCTTCTGCTACAGATGGATCTACACTCTCTTCTACATCAATACTTTGCAATTTTTGAGATTTGCCATCCCATTCCCAACCCTTTGTTTCATCAAATATTACATCCCTGCTCACTATGATCTTCTTAGCAACAGGATcatagagcttgtaggcctttgACTCCTCACTGATTCCCAAGTTCACACACTTGATACTCTTGGGatctaatttctttctttgaGTATCAGTAACATGAGCATAAGCTAAACATCCAAACACTTTGAAATGATGAACAGAAGGCTTCACATTGCTCCATGCCTCTTCAGGAGTGATATCTTTGACAGACATTGTTGGACTTCTGTTTAATACATATGTAGCCCATAACACTGCTTCTGGCCAGAACCTCTTAGGAACTTTCATCCCTGCAAGCATGCTCCTAACCATgttcataattgttctgtttttcctctcaGATACTCCATTCTGCTGTGGAGTATATGCTGCAGTCAACTGTCTCTTGATCCCATTTTTACTGCAGAAATCATTAAATGCAGTTGAAGTGAACTCACCACCTCTATCAGTTCTTAAACACTTAATTTGACAGTTGGTCTCTTTTTCAGCAACAGCCTTGAATTGTTTGAAAATAGCTAGAGCATTTGCTTTGCTCGGCAGGGGAATTGGCAGGAGCTACCACGATTCCATCTTCAATAATGCTCCAATACTCCTTAGAACGAAGGAGATTTTCCATCAACATGGACCAATGATCATAATGACCATCAAATTTGGGAATAGAGGGTTGCAGAAAGGATGATTCCGCCATGGATTTGCAGAAAGAAACGAAACAGAAAACGAAAGAACCAGGAAGACGATAACAGAAAACGGTTACAATCACACGCGTGTAACAAACTGCGGTTGTTAGCACTCAGGACCCTCTGCGGACTCCTGATACCAATTGTTAGTGTAAGGGTGTTTCCTCATCTTATTCATGTTAGGCAAAGTGCCTTATATAGACATTACAAAGATAGGCTAGTTACTTGGTACAAGTAAGCACATATATACAAGAGAACTAAGCCCAAGCTTCTCTTATCCTAACAGTTTGTCCTCATGAGCTGTTAATGGCAAACAAAAACTGAAAAGCAAAGGCAAGTTTTCCAATGCAAGATGATGCAATTCAGGGAGCATATTCTTTCTCATCCTCTAGTCTTTCTTCAGCATGATGCATGTCTTCCTTAAACTTTGCATTTTGAAGTTTCCATATGAAAGGTTTCTGTTAATTGCTaggaaattcaaaaatttattcTTCAACACATCACAAATTGGACTTCAATAACTATTAGTTTTCCAAGAGTGTGCTCTGGAAAGTGGATCATAGAATATTCACTTCTTCCACATGATTCAGCCAAATTGGGGAATGGATCGGAGTTTAGGGACCCACCAACGCTCGAGTTAAAGATTGTGTAACAATTCATCATTGTGTTGGATAAATAGGGATGGATTTATATTGATATAACTTACcatcaatattaaattttgaattaaaaataaataaaaaatgaaaaataaggtgttatttttataattaaaagtgaagatagaaaataaagataaaatattttttttttccatttttttgggGTAGAGAATGTAGATATCTACTTCGGAAGACAAGTTCAAGTCGGATTACTATGTGTaccaaaattcattttttaaatatttaacataattatatatttaaaatttgaatttaacatCACTTAAAATCACTTGTTAATTAATCCATATGGTTGtggtgataaaaatatatttattcaaacCAACCATGCAGTCCCCttgttataatattttcaaaaagttgACGCTATACTTATATTCAATATAtagaaagaatattaaaataatatccaCGTGTATCATTGTCATCACTAAAAAAATTCCAGTTaggaatatttaattttacattcaaAGTTTGTTACATATCTAATACTTTTTTGCTTGGTTTCGATTCAATATAATACTTGCAGTAAACTGTTGAGTTTTCTTGTCAAAGACTTAGACTTGGGAGATAATGTTTTCTAAACTGCAAAGGAAGCATACAATAAATGTGGAGCGATTATTATAGTGGATGCTATAAAGGGCATCTAAACGTTCGAATTAAGACTTAATTAGTGATTTGTTCCAATTAAAACATGGATGAAGTAGTTCTTGTGGGGTTCTGGACCAGCCCTTATGTGATGAGAGTGAAGATTGCATTGTTAGAGAAGGGAGTTGAATATGTGAGTCCCTCATCATTCTTGAGTACATTGATGAGGTTTGGAAGAAGCAAGAAAAACAGCTCTTCTCTGATGATCCTTACTACCGAGCCAGAGCCAGGTTTTGGATTGATTTGTTTGACAAGAAGGTCACCATTCTCTTACATGTTAGAGATAAGTTTGTCAACCAATATAATTAggaaaattaattcttaattcttatcagcaattttaatattatattcttttcaagacattttttttattattaattgtcattttttatgttcgttagtatatatgttttttctcCATTCATTTGCATAAGATTTTAGTGGGTAGTACTTTTGCAAGTCTAGTCTTGTGTTTTAGATTCGAGTAcgtacttataattttaaagagcGACATTTTTACTCTCTTTACTTTCTTAGTTAATtggcttttttatgttttctatgATAGCAATTactattgtttttaaatttaaaatatattaattattcttattaagagcgtgttattatttttaaattcaaattaaaattcattttattttaaattcgatctaataaaataaattttattttcttttaaatattgttGTCGTACTTATTATATACCAGTATCTTTAATTTAAATGGATTatcttattttgttatattaacTTAATTCAttcaaagaatataaaaatgattttattttatataattaagtgattaatatataaaaaaatatctacccGTGTTATAGGGGTTAAAATGTTAGTATGCATCGAATTTGAATCCAACTGTCATCTCTATATATGTTAGTATATGCATctaatttgaatcaaaattatCATATCATCTATCTATATATGTTAATATGCATCAAAATTGACtccaaattatcatttttatatttgacaATACATGTGATATGATTAgtaaatagataattttattcCTTAGTCATGTGATCATATATTTGATCCGTAGCTCGTGTGTATGGAGAAATATCTATTGGGAGAGGTCAATTTCTTAAGTGTGTTTAgatgaagaaatttaaaattttgaaaaattttaaatattttaattgaaattcttttatttttaaaattttgagtttggataaaaaaaaaattaaaattgtgagggtaaaagaaaatgaaggcaaagaaaagaaaaaatatggttGATGTGCTTCCAAAAAGAAGAACATTGATGCGGCATAGGAAGTCCCAGGGGAACCCAGCATGACAGTGTATTTCATCACACCTGACCACAACATTCAGTCAACACGCAAAGCATGGCCCAGACCATCTGCGTCGGCGAGCACCTCCATCGCGTGATGGATAGTGACGACTGCTCTCCTGACTAGCCGGTGTAGTTCTATGTGTCCTCCTACGCTCACACACGATCAATGTTTCACGAGCTTAAATGGTATGAAGAAGAGGATCATCGACGTGAGGGAAGAGTCATGAGTTCGAGAACGAGATTTTGGAAACTTTTTAGGTAGAAGAGAGGATTAAGATTATAAAAGGAAAATGCGAACATTTTAGAAGATTCTTCTATCAAtaagagaattttaatttctcaccttttagaagaaaattaaaattcaacatttttagttgtttaaaattctgttttaaaattacaaaaaattaaattcttcatcaaaaaaacatcaaaacaatgaattttagattaaaaaatttaaattatctaataaattactttcctcagttaaaatttttcatccaaacacactttaaatgaattaaaaaatttcagtaCTTCGAGAAAATAGTCATTTTAGTTTTAAGAAAATCTGAAAATTTAACGACATGTTTTTgagatcaaacttgattatATATGCAGATAGCTGATTGTGGCAGGAGACTGTGGGCTAGCAAGGGAGAAGACCAAGAGGCTGCAAAGAAAGAGTTTGTGGAGTGCTTGAAACTCTTGGAAAATGAACTTGGAGACAAGCCTTATTTTGCTGGTGATTATTTTGGCCTTTTGGATATAGCCTTGTTACCAATTACGTGCAGGTTTTAcacatacgagacattttgcaaATTTAGTGTGGAGAAAGAATGCCCAAGGTTCATGGCATGGGTCAAAAGGTGTAATCAGAGGGAGAGTGTTTCCAAGACACTTCCTGACCCATATAAAGTCTATGACTTCGCGTTGGAGACGAAAAAAAGGTTCAATATTGAGTGAGATCGAGTTAATTAGGAAGTAACAATATTGCAATGGCGGTTATGCTTGTATTACATTATGTCATTGTGTAAGGTAAATAAAGAACGGTTGTGGAGAGCTTAGTAATAAGAGAGAAATGATACTTGTATTGTACAAAGAAATTTACAACTAACAAGGAGAATAGATCAAAGAAGTTTGAAatgtaacaaataaataatatataaaaatagaatgtatgtattaatcattaattttctcattgataataaaaattacttgCTATATACTTTTACacatcttataatttaataataacaatttgatGGTGATATAAACACATTGTTAAGTTTTAAACACAACAATCTTAGattaagacttaaatatatgcatgagttgctgtaaaaaaaattagtattttttttcaattcatacgaataaaaataaataaataatatatgtatgtatataaacAAGTGTACATATGATAtcttataaactttttttaatggtTGAAATATCACCTTTGACTTAGTCATGCTTTTTAAAAAAGGTTAAGGTATGATCATTTTGTTAGACAAGCCATGCAGGCTAGATCTTATGCAAGCGAGACCCATGATAAATCGTCTAATCTATTTTTATCCTTACTAGGATGTTACAACTTGTACTTCTGAAAAGGAATAGAATTAACATAGGTATTACACCTCAATTaatcccttaaggtagttgatttttctcaaaaagtgcattttttttaaaataggtttTAGCACAATAAAATTGTCacaatttatgttaaaaaatgaaagattaaaaaGGGTAAGGATCATGCTTAAATCaacccattttttaaaaataggtttAAGAATAAGATGACGATagcataaaaaataagtaaataaaacaaaaaaatacatgaataaaTACATGAATGCAACAATTACTGATGAGCACAAGGCTTAAAATGATTCATAGCAAGACTTGCATCTCTAACTTAAAGTTCTAAGAATAgtaaataaaagttaaactaaGTTATAGGCCTTATGTTATTCATCAGGCCCATATAACCCAACTTTCGGATGATGTTAatgtttaataatatatatatatatatatatatatatatatatatatatattattgtcacCTGATTCTTTGTTCCTTCATCTTCTACTAATCTATCTACATTCTCATACCCGATTCCATGTTCACAAAAATCTCATTACAAGGATACTGTGATTTGTTTCtacgaaagaaaacaaattatcaTAGACCAAATGGTATGAGGTTTTTTCTAATCTTGTGACATTAAGATCTCAAACACCTAATTGAGTAGTTTCTTCTTTGACCATCACTGAGTTATTTCAACTAGGTgccaaaatatgagaaaattacAGTATTGACAAGTTAAGAAAACAACTATTATGTGTCCTTATAAAATGAGTGATTTATTGATCATAAACACACAACTTAAAACAAACATTACAACATCCATCCTTCCTCAGCTCCAAATCCTGTAGACACACTCAAGGGTCTAGCAATCATAAGTAACTGAAGGCTAGCAAACATAAGATAAAGTTACAAATCCTGCAGACACTAGACACACTCAAGTGTCTAGGAAGCTATAAGTAACTCCCAAGCAaacataagataaaaattacacAAGACCTTACGTGAATTTATTCAAGAAGTCTCTCTAGTTTGACTCAAGTACTTTTGTTACGGCCACAACATAGTCATACACCTTCTTCTCATCAGGAAGAGATTTGGACACAGCCTCTCTTTGCATGCATCTCTTAGCCCAAGCAACGAGTTTAGGACACTCTTCTTCCATTTTGAAGTTGCCATATGTCTCAAAGGTATAAAACCAACTGTAGAAAGGGATCAAACCAATATCAAGGAACCCAAAGGTGTCACTTCCATAATAAGCTTTGTCACTCAGTGTCTCTTCTAGCTGCTTAAAGATAGAGATAAACTCCTTCTTCCCTGCCTCATGCTCCTCTCCTTTAGAAAGCCACATTTTCCTCCAAGTGTCATACACCTGTGTTGAAAATCacacatttttatttgtattgaaAACAGagataaaaactttttttttatcactaggTTATTTATTCTTAGTATATCGATTTTGCCTATAATTAATCTTTGCCAAACAACTTAGCTAGTTACCTTTAATGAGTCTTCTTTTCCTACCACATTTGTTTCATTTACAAAGCT from Glycine soja cultivar W05 chromosome 8, ASM419377v2, whole genome shotgun sequence includes:
- the LOC114422149 gene encoding glutathione S-transferase 3-like is translated as MADGVVLLDTWASMFGMRVRIALAEKGVEYEYKEENLRNKSPLLLQMNPIHKKIPVLIHNGKPICESAIIVQYIDEVWNDKAPILPSDPYERAQARFWVDYIDKKVYDTWRKMWLSKGEEHEAGKKEFISIFKQLEETLSDKAYYGSDTFGFLDIGLIPFYSWFYTFETYGNFKMEEECPKLVAWAKRCMQREAVSKSLPDEKKVYDYVVAVTKVLESN